The proteins below come from a single Pelagibaculum spongiae genomic window:
- the aceK gene encoding bifunctional isocitrate dehydrogenase kinase/phosphatase: MKNPKKIARVILKGFRRHYRLFQEITATVKDHYKNQNWQEIHQAAANRISYYDSRVKESVIEVKHLLIDQQMDPSLWSQVKQNYREFLSFHPQAELAETFYNSVFCNLFHRGYYNNEFIFVETTLQNRTPVPIDSEYRSYFPVEDPGLGIVETVKRIILDFDFGKKFVDIDRDVEILQQAFFKQAPHTHHQPYQMRFDILKAPFFRNKSAYIVGRVVSLSGIQPFIIPVLHNAKKGLFLDTLLTDPRQLTILFGFARAYFLVKTHAPSALVRFLKELMPKKTIAELYNAIGLHKQGKTEFYRELLLHLTTTTDQFIVAPGVKGMVMEVFTLPSFPYVFKVIKDKFAPSKGFGRDTVLKRYQLVKEHDRVGRMADTLEYKEVVFPKERFSQELIEQFQQTIAGSFSIEGETVVIKHLYIERRMIPLNIYLDNANEEETAEAIDEYGKAIKEMIGVNIFPGDMLLKNFGVTNNRRVVFYDYDEVQYMTEINFRKIPEPRCYEDEMAAEPWYSVAPNDVFPEELGTFVTTLPHVRKLLRTLHPEILEASYWQEIQQQVAKGEYIDAYPYPDQQRFYHLWKKRISEVG; the protein is encoded by the coding sequence ATCCTCAAGGGATTCCGCCGACACTACCGACTGTTCCAAGAAATTACAGCAACGGTTAAAGATCATTACAAGAACCAAAATTGGCAAGAGATTCACCAAGCTGCAGCCAATCGGATTTCCTATTACGACTCTCGAGTGAAAGAGTCGGTGATAGAGGTAAAGCATTTACTAATAGATCAGCAGATGGATCCATCTTTGTGGAGTCAGGTAAAGCAAAATTACCGTGAATTCCTTAGTTTTCATCCACAGGCTGAATTGGCCGAAACTTTTTATAACTCGGTTTTTTGTAATTTGTTTCATCGTGGTTATTACAATAATGAATTTATATTTGTTGAAACTACATTACAAAACCGAACCCCGGTTCCCATAGATTCTGAATATCGCAGTTATTTTCCGGTAGAAGACCCAGGGTTAGGTATTGTTGAAACGGTTAAGCGGATTATTCTCGACTTTGATTTCGGTAAGAAATTTGTTGATATCGACCGTGATGTTGAAATACTGCAACAAGCTTTTTTCAAGCAAGCGCCACATACTCATCATCAACCTTATCAAATGCGTTTTGATATTTTAAAAGCACCATTTTTCAGAAACAAATCGGCTTATATTGTTGGCAGGGTGGTTTCATTGAGCGGTATTCAACCGTTTATTATACCGGTTTTGCATAACGCTAAAAAGGGTTTGTTTCTTGATACCTTGCTAACAGACCCTCGTCAGTTAACTATTTTATTTGGTTTTGCGCGTGCTTATTTCCTAGTAAAAACCCATGCGCCATCGGCACTGGTTCGCTTCCTTAAAGAATTAATGCCGAAGAAAACCATCGCTGAATTATATAACGCAATTGGTTTGCATAAGCAGGGTAAAACCGAGTTTTACCGAGAGTTATTACTTCATCTTACCACCACGACGGATCAGTTTATTGTTGCACCTGGTGTTAAAGGTATGGTGATGGAGGTATTTACTTTGCCGTCATTTCCGTATGTTTTTAAAGTGATTAAGGATAAGTTTGCCCCAAGTAAAGGTTTTGGCCGAGATACGGTTCTGAAAAGATATCAGCTGGTAAAAGAGCATGACCGGGTAGGGCGGATGGCCGATACTTTGGAATACAAAGAAGTCGTATTTCCTAAGGAGCGTTTTTCACAAGAATTAATTGAGCAGTTTCAGCAGACTATTGCCGGTTCATTTTCTATTGAAGGTGAAACAGTCGTCATAAAGCATTTGTATATTGAACGGCGGATGATCCCGTTAAATATATATTTAGATAATGCCAACGAAGAAGAAACCGCTGAAGCGATTGATGAATATGGTAAAGCAATCAAAGAAATGATCGGAGTTAATATTTTCCCCGGCGATATGCTTTTAAAGAATTTCGGTGTAACTAATAATCGGCGCGTGGTTTTTTACGATTATGACGAAGTTCAGTATATGACTGAGATTAACTTTAGAAAAATTCCCGAGCCACGCTGCTATGAAGATGAAATGGCCGCAGAGCCTTGGTATTCCGTTGCACCAAATGATGTATTTCCTGAAGAGCTAGGTACTTTCGTCACGACCTTGCCGCATGTTCGCAAGCTGTTGCGTACTTTGCACCCAGAAATATTGGAAGCTAGCTATTGGCAAGAAATACAGCAGCAAGTAGCCAAAGGCGAATACATAGATGCTTATCCGTACCCAGATCAACAGCGGTTTTATCATTTGTGGAAAAAACGAATCAGTGAGGTTGGATGA
- a CDS encoding TetR/AcrR family transcriptional regulator, giving the protein MGRPTSYNKQQLLDQIVEQFWQNGLLATPVSQLVKITGVHAVSLYSAFGNKQGLMLAAIDHYGENGCMQIEQQLNQQAPAYQNIKLLLTSLMDRSLDDHAGKGCFLVNSVMEAANSNPQLADRAKLYLERVCHALQLLLERAQQAGELEQSIDCKDAAVFIQSIMFSLRVMARTRGTRKMLQTTIDYGLQAIFNKRD; this is encoded by the coding sequence ATGGGTAGACCGACTAGTTACAATAAGCAGCAATTACTAGATCAAATTGTCGAGCAATTTTGGCAAAATGGGCTGCTAGCAACACCCGTTAGCCAGCTGGTTAAAATAACAGGAGTTCATGCTGTAAGCCTTTACAGCGCTTTTGGCAACAAGCAGGGCTTGATGCTTGCTGCGATAGATCACTACGGTGAAAATGGCTGTATGCAGATAGAGCAGCAATTAAATCAACAGGCTCCGGCATATCAAAATATTAAATTATTGCTGACAAGTTTAATGGACCGTTCTTTAGATGATCATGCAGGCAAAGGCTGTTTTTTAGTTAATAGCGTGATGGAGGCAGCTAATTCCAACCCACAATTGGCGGATCGAGCTAAATTATATTTGGAGCGGGTTTGTCACGCTTTGCAACTATTGCTAGAGCGAGCGCAGCAAGCAGGTGAGTTGGAGCAATCGATTGATTGCAAAGATGCTGCGGTATTTATACAAAGTATTATGTTTAGTTTGCGGGTGATGGCTAGAACCAGAGGAACCCGAAAAATGCTGCAAACCACTATAGATTATGGCTTGCAGGCAATATTCAACAAACGTGACTAA
- a CDS encoding ABC transporter ATP-binding protein, with translation MLLELDNISCNFGQQPVVKDLSFNLDQAHQACLLGASGCGKTTVLRAIAGFQPICQGEIRLDGMSISRANYSLPVEQRGIGMVFQDYALFPHLTVAQNIAFGLKNRTPSQQQNMIAEMLELVGLEDTRNRFPHELSGGQQQRVATARALAPEPRLLLLDEPFSNLDASLRERLVGDLSEILKQRETAALLVTHDQQEAFALADQIAVLQAGELLQMASPQTLYQQPAQVAVAEFVGQGSWLEGVLTNVGTIKTSLGELSGVICPDQQQLCFDSPEALKQYSGQSAKILIRPEQLQLDDQSRYQAKLIRKVYQGGNYLLTLELVGKNLLCKTPWQTSTNLELQKMVGIKINNTQ, from the coding sequence TTGCTACTTGAACTGGATAATATCAGCTGCAACTTTGGCCAACAGCCAGTAGTTAAAGACTTATCATTTAATCTAGACCAAGCACACCAGGCATGTTTGCTCGGTGCCAGCGGATGTGGAAAAACAACCGTGCTGCGCGCGATTGCTGGTTTTCAACCGATTTGCCAAGGTGAAATTCGTCTTGATGGCATGAGTATTTCCCGTGCGAATTACAGCTTGCCAGTAGAGCAACGCGGCATCGGCATGGTATTCCAAGACTATGCGCTATTCCCCCACTTAACCGTGGCGCAAAATATCGCTTTTGGTTTAAAAAACCGCACCCCCAGTCAGCAACAAAATATGATTGCCGAGATGCTGGAATTGGTGGGATTGGAAGATACCAGAAATCGTTTTCCCCACGAATTATCAGGTGGCCAACAACAACGAGTTGCTACCGCAAGAGCATTAGCGCCTGAGCCTCGATTGCTGTTATTAGACGAGCCATTTTCCAATTTGGATGCCAGCTTGCGCGAAAGACTGGTGGGTGATCTATCTGAAATACTTAAACAGCGAGAAACCGCCGCCCTGTTAGTTACCCATGATCAGCAAGAAGCCTTTGCATTGGCCGATCAAATTGCAGTGTTACAAGCCGGTGAATTACTACAAATGGCCAGCCCACAAACTCTATATCAGCAACCGGCGCAAGTTGCAGTCGCTGAGTTTGTTGGCCAAGGAAGTTGGCTAGAAGGTGTGTTAACCAATGTCGGAACCATCAAAACATCACTGGGTGAATTGTCAGGCGTTATATGCCCTGATCAGCAGCAATTATGTTTTGATTCGCCGGAAGCGTTAAAACAATACAGCGGTCAATCGGCCAAAATTTTAATTCGCCCGGAACAGTTACAACTAGACGATCAAAGTCGTTACCAAGCCAAATTAATTCGCAAGGTTTATCAAGGTGGTAATTATTTACTAACGCTTGAACTAGTTGGAAAAAATCTATTGTGCAAAACGCCATGGCAAACAAGTACCAATTTAGAATTACAGAAAATGGTTGGTATAAAAATTAACAACACCCAGTAA
- a CDS encoding ABC transporter permease, with translation MNYAAASVVRRPPVFASILLALLVAAPLLFLAFSWFDPQPEIWAHLAENLLGELISNTLLLLIGVAISVLVLGVGLAWLVVFYDFPGKKYLDWGLMLPLAIPAYVLGFVILGLTDYSSPLQTFANQMAGHFVQLPDFRNLPGVVLVMSLVLYPYVYMLARSAFLKQGAAPLEAAQMLGMSRNKAIFKIAIPMARPAIVAGTSLALMETLADFGTVAVFNFDTFTTAIYKAWFGLFSLSAAAQLATLLILVVFLTLSGERLLRGKADFRQQGRPVIPVKLSGKYAFLASASACLVLLLAFILPVIQLLVWGWSNIEQQLDSSYWSLLRNTISLGVMSAIVCLLAGLTLAFAGRNNAWQQQLITRIAALGYALPGSVLAVGVMLSFTQLDNWIGKSLLTGSLLALLAGYLVRFLAVAHGPLEAGLASIRPSIPEAARSLGATSSERMRQIWLPLLKPGLFTAMLLVVVDVMKEMPATLLLRPFGYDTLAVRIYELTSEGEWEMAALPAITLILVGLLPVIILVRKSAKAAQQSSSPLPSTAAEQTDPQGLPQAI, from the coding sequence ATGAATTATGCTGCGGCGTCGGTTGTTCGACGCCCTCCAGTTTTTGCTTCGATTCTATTGGCGCTGCTTGTTGCAGCGCCTTTGCTGTTTCTGGCATTTAGCTGGTTCGATCCGCAGCCAGAGATTTGGGCCCATCTTGCAGAAAACCTATTAGGCGAATTAATTAGCAATACTTTGCTGCTATTAATCGGCGTGGCTATTAGTGTTTTGGTGCTCGGTGTTGGTCTGGCTTGGCTAGTAGTGTTTTACGATTTCCCCGGTAAAAAGTATCTCGACTGGGGATTAATGCTGCCCTTGGCAATTCCGGCTTATGTGCTGGGTTTCGTCATTTTGGGATTAACCGATTACTCCAGCCCATTACAAACCTTTGCCAATCAAATGGCTGGGCACTTTGTACAACTCCCCGATTTCCGAAACCTTCCTGGTGTCGTGCTGGTAATGTCGCTAGTGCTTTATCCCTATGTTTATATGCTGGCCCGTTCAGCATTTTTAAAACAAGGCGCGGCACCGCTTGAAGCAGCACAAATGCTCGGCATGAGCCGTAACAAGGCCATATTTAAAATTGCTATTCCAATGGCCCGCCCTGCGATTGTTGCCGGTACTTCTTTAGCATTAATGGAAACCTTGGCAGATTTTGGCACGGTTGCCGTGTTTAATTTCGATACTTTCACTACTGCAATTTATAAAGCCTGGTTCGGTTTATTTAGCCTCAGTGCTGCCGCTCAATTAGCCACTTTACTTATATTGGTGGTATTTCTCACCCTCAGTGGTGAGCGATTACTTCGCGGCAAGGCCGATTTCCGTCAACAAGGTCGCCCGGTAATTCCTGTAAAGCTTTCCGGCAAGTACGCATTTTTGGCCAGCGCATCGGCTTGTTTAGTGCTGCTGTTAGCTTTTATTTTACCGGTGATTCAATTACTGGTTTGGGGCTGGAGCAATATAGAACAGCAACTCGATAGCAGTTACTGGTCACTACTCAGAAACACCATCAGCCTCGGCGTAATGAGTGCGATTGTCTGTTTATTAGCAGGTTTAACCTTGGCATTTGCCGGTCGCAACAATGCCTGGCAGCAACAATTAATTACCCGAATTGCGGCACTGGGTTATGCATTACCCGGTTCAGTATTAGCCGTCGGTGTCATGCTCAGTTTCACTCAACTAGATAACTGGATCGGTAAGTCATTACTCACAGGCAGCTTGCTGGCATTACTGGCAGGTTATCTGGTGCGTTTTCTTGCGGTGGCCCATGGGCCATTGGAAGCGGGCTTGGCATCCATTCGCCCCAGTATTCCCGAAGCAGCTCGCTCGCTCGGTGCAACATCCAGCGAACGCATGAGACAGATTTGGTTGCCATTACTCAAACCCGGTTTATTTACTGCAATGCTATTAGTTGTGGTGGATGTAATGAAAGAAATGCCAGCAACCTTGTTATTGCGCCCTTTTGGTTATGACACTTTAGCGGTCAGAATTTACGAATTGACTTCCGAAGGTGAATGGGAAATGGCCGCGCTGCCAGCAATTACTCTAATTCTGGTGGGTTTATTACCGGTGATTATTCTGGTTAGAAAATCTGCCAAAGCTGCTCAGCAATCCAGTAGCCCTTTGCCAAGTACTGCCGCTGAGCAGACGGATCCACAAGGGTTACCTCAAGCAATTTAA
- a CDS encoding extracellular solute-binding protein produces MLKRISALLISSSLLLPAIAQSADDEVVVYSSRKAHLIEPLFEAYEKKTGVNVRFITDKAAPLIARLQAEGERSPADMLITVDAGNLWQAANKGVLASVESEQLESNVPQHLQDPQNRWFGLSVRSRTMVYSTERVQPSELSSYEDLADPKWKGRLCLRTSKKVYNQSLVAMMIARHGEAKTQQIIQGWVANLATKPFSNDTKAMKAVAAGQCDVTIVNTYYFGRLQKKDPNAALAIFWPNQPGSAKAGQDTGVHVNISGAGITQYAPHRAAAVKLLEWLSSDEAQQSFAGRNQEYPVNPVTKLDPQVASWGTFIGDSINVIKAGELQTTAVKLMDRAGYK; encoded by the coding sequence ATGCTAAAACGTATCTCTGCCTTATTGATCAGTTCCAGTCTTTTATTACCTGCAATAGCTCAGTCTGCTGACGACGAAGTAGTGGTTTATTCATCTCGAAAAGCCCACTTAATTGAGCCTTTGTTCGAGGCTTATGAAAAAAAGACCGGAGTGAATGTTCGCTTTATTACTGACAAGGCAGCACCACTAATTGCCCGCTTACAAGCAGAAGGCGAACGCAGCCCTGCCGATATGTTGATCACTGTCGACGCTGGAAATTTATGGCAAGCAGCGAATAAAGGTGTATTGGCATCGGTCGAGTCAGAACAACTGGAAAGCAATGTTCCTCAGCATTTGCAAGATCCGCAGAATCGCTGGTTTGGGTTATCGGTTCGCTCTAGAACCATGGTTTATAGCACCGAGCGTGTTCAGCCTTCCGAGTTATCTAGCTACGAAGATCTAGCAGATCCAAAATGGAAAGGCCGCTTGTGCCTGAGAACATCTAAAAAAGTTTATAACCAGTCATTGGTTGCGATGATGATTGCCCGCCATGGCGAAGCAAAAACCCAACAAATTATTCAAGGCTGGGTGGCTAACTTAGCAACCAAGCCATTTTCAAACGATACCAAAGCAATGAAAGCAGTGGCTGCTGGCCAGTGTGATGTGACCATTGTGAACACTTACTACTTCGGTCGTTTGCAAAAGAAAGATCCAAACGCTGCTTTAGCCATCTTCTGGCCAAACCAGCCAGGCAGCGCTAAAGCAGGCCAAGACACCGGCGTTCACGTTAATATTTCCGGTGCCGGCATTACTCAATATGCGCCACATCGAGCTGCGGCCGTTAAATTGCTGGAATGGTTATCTTCAGATGAAGCCCAACAATCTTTCGCAGGCCGTAACCAAGAATATCCGGTTAACCCAGTCACCAAGCTTGATCCACAAGTGGCAAGTTGGGGCACCTTTATTGGCGATAGCATCAACGTCATCAAAGCCGGCGAATTACAAACAACTGCTGTAAAGCTGATGGACAGGGCAGGTTATAAGTAA
- a CDS encoding sensor histidine kinase: MQLVLELLQQLSVYLVIAWLLSKTPLFRPLVSVNVQLPRKLVVYLVFSGFCIMGTYFGLQIEDAIANTRAIGAVLGGLLGGPVVGFAVGLTGGLHRMSLGGFTAEACAISTTLEGLIGGWLHWQLVRKGRTDLLFRPEVTFGVVLYAELVQMAVILIFAKPFDEAWRLVQLIALPMIIANSIGAAMFTAMIRDRQTLYEQFTRTFSSSALRIAERTVGILASSFDEQSTRKVAEIVREETGVAAVAITDREKLLAFIGKGDDHHQPGTLIASEQTREAIDKNQVVFADGIEKQYRCSLSDQCPLGSALIIPLCASEDEVIGTIKLYETKNQLFSRLNKTLGEGVARLLSNQILYGRVHQQQDLLMQAELKLIQAQINPHFLFNALNTISAITRKSPGQARTLLQHLSTFFRKNLKRRSDESNLLEELDHIQAYLEIEKARFGDRLQVEFDIDHQLDQLKLPTFTLQPLVENAIKHGVSTLLETGKVIIRARRCENKICLEVEDNAGTYITPKEEGSGLGMNIVDKRLKARFGEQFGVKILVESDVFTRVTIMIPHDLMSGENDEQ, encoded by the coding sequence ATGCAGTTAGTTCTCGAGTTACTCCAACAGCTCAGCGTCTATTTGGTGATCGCTTGGTTGCTCAGTAAAACCCCGTTATTTCGCCCACTGGTGAGCGTTAATGTTCAGTTGCCACGCAAGTTAGTGGTCTATTTGGTGTTCTCTGGTTTTTGCATTATGGGTACCTATTTTGGTTTGCAGATAGAAGATGCGATTGCTAACACTCGAGCGATTGGTGCCGTACTTGGCGGTTTGCTTGGTGGACCTGTTGTAGGTTTTGCAGTGGGATTAACCGGTGGTTTGCATCGAATGTCGTTGGGTGGGTTTACCGCTGAAGCCTGTGCAATTTCCACCACGCTGGAAGGCTTGATTGGTGGCTGGCTGCATTGGCAGCTGGTTAGAAAAGGGCGAACCGATTTGTTGTTTCGCCCTGAAGTCACTTTCGGCGTCGTTCTATATGCCGAGTTAGTGCAAATGGCAGTGATTTTGATTTTTGCCAAGCCTTTTGATGAAGCTTGGCGACTGGTACAGCTAATTGCTTTGCCAATGATTATCGCCAATAGCATTGGTGCGGCGATGTTCACCGCGATGATTCGTGATCGGCAAACTCTCTATGAACAATTCACCCGAACATTTAGCTCCAGCGCTTTAAGAATTGCCGAGCGAACGGTTGGCATTCTTGCCAGTAGTTTTGATGAACAGAGCACTCGCAAGGTGGCAGAAATTGTCAGGGAAGAAACCGGTGTTGCCGCGGTAGCGATTACTGATCGAGAAAAATTACTGGCATTTATCGGTAAGGGCGATGACCACCATCAGCCAGGTACTTTAATTGCATCAGAGCAAACCCGTGAAGCAATAGATAAAAACCAAGTGGTATTTGCTGATGGAATAGAAAAACAGTATCGCTGTTCTTTATCAGATCAATGCCCTTTGGGCTCGGCGTTGATTATTCCTCTATGTGCCAGTGAAGATGAAGTGATTGGCACGATTAAACTTTATGAGACCAAAAATCAGTTATTTTCACGGTTGAATAAAACCCTTGGCGAAGGGGTGGCTCGTTTGTTATCCAACCAAATTCTTTATGGTCGAGTACATCAGCAGCAAGATTTGCTCATGCAGGCAGAATTAAAATTAATTCAGGCACAAATTAATCCACATTTTTTGTTTAATGCTTTAAATACCATCAGTGCCATCACTCGCAAAAGCCCTGGTCAAGCGCGCACTTTGTTACAACACTTGTCGACTTTTTTCAGAAAGAATTTAAAACGGCGTAGTGATGAAAGTAATTTGCTGGAAGAACTAGATCACATCCAAGCTTACCTAGAAATTGAAAAAGCTCGTTTTGGTGACCGGTTACAGGTCGAGTTTGATATCGACCATCAGCTAGATCAACTGAAATTACCCACTTTTACCCTGCAGCCATTAGTAGAAAATGCAATCAAACATGGTGTTTCAACGCTGTTAGAAACAGGAAAAGTAATTATTAGAGCCAGAAGATGTGAAAATAAAATATGCTTAGAAGTAGAAGATAATGCCGGTACTTACATTACGCCGAAAGAAGAAGGTAGTGGCCTAGGAATGAATATTGTGGATAAACGTTTGAAAGCACGTTTTGGTGAACAGTTCGGAGTGAAAATTTTAGTTGAATCCGATGTGTTTACCCGAGTGACCATCATGATTCCGCATGACCTGATGTCTGGAGAAAATGATGAACAATAA
- the btsR gene encoding two-component system response regulator BtsR, with the protein MNNNLISALIIDDEPLAREELQILLDDSKAFNIKGQASNAIEGIAMIHKLKPQVVFLDIQMPRVSGLEMAGMLEQESAPRIVFVTAYDEYAIKAFEDNAFDYLLKPVEKQRLEKTIERLQQDLTPKSVANFTPEKLTVVPCYFKNCIRLVKIEQLEVAFTDLSGVHVQTAEGQFHTHLTLKILEQKTDLLRCHRQYLINPDAIVEINLLEGGLGEVTTHSGHKVPVSRRYLRELKDRFGFQG; encoded by the coding sequence ATGAACAATAATTTAATTTCAGCACTGATTATTGATGATGAACCCTTGGCGCGGGAAGAACTGCAAATTTTACTTGATGACAGTAAAGCTTTTAATATTAAAGGACAGGCCAGTAATGCGATAGAAGGCATTGCAATGATTCACAAGCTTAAACCACAGGTGGTGTTTCTTGATATTCAAATGCCAAGAGTTAGCGGTTTGGAAATGGCGGGCATGCTGGAACAAGAATCAGCACCGAGAATTGTTTTTGTTACCGCCTATGATGAATACGCAATTAAAGCATTTGAAGACAATGCGTTTGACTATCTATTAAAGCCGGTAGAAAAACAGCGGCTAGAAAAAACTATTGAACGATTACAGCAAGATTTAACGCCAAAATCGGTTGCTAACTTCACCCCAGAAAAACTAACAGTGGTTCCCTGTTATTTTAAAAATTGTATTCGGCTGGTTAAAATTGAACAGCTAGAAGTGGCTTTTACTGACTTATCAGGCGTTCATGTACAAACCGCTGAAGGCCAGTTCCATACGCACCTGACGTTAAAAATCCTCGAACAAAAAACCGATTTACTTCGCTGTCATCGGCAATATTTAATCAATCCAGATGCCATTGTGGAAATTAACTTGCTGGAGGGCGGGTTAGGCGAAGTGACGACGCATTCTGGGCATAAGGTTCCGGTCAGCAGGCGCTACTTACGTGAATTAAAAGACAGGTTTGGCTTTCAGGGTTGA
- a CDS encoding helix-turn-helix domain-containing protein, producing MIKPSKASVHVFQQLHSSRATLAASAGFGDQMQLARWKNNHDHTHYHKPGHHTLSCYLDGGYQMQRVKRGQGLKGGAPGRICLMPEDHESEWLVGDAVDFMHLYFEGRHLKQLAEKISDKECRYLQLEDLTFTDDLWISNLCQQLILPLDWQDKSDQLALENASQMLMLHLIKQYGNIDWKTPQVRGGLAPSVLRKLTDYIDQYLDQKLTVTELAQVAQLSEYHLCRMFKQSTGQTLQQFVMQQRLETAKTLLLQGNLSVQQVALNCGFSSASHFSKRFSQKYQKTPNKINKGE from the coding sequence GTGATCAAACCATCAAAAGCATCTGTACATGTTTTCCAGCAGTTGCACAGCTCGCGTGCCACGCTGGCAGCATCTGCTGGTTTTGGTGATCAGATGCAACTGGCACGCTGGAAAAATAATCATGACCATACTCATTATCACAAACCAGGCCACCATACGCTGAGTTGCTACCTGGATGGTGGCTATCAGATGCAGCGAGTGAAACGCGGTCAGGGTTTAAAAGGTGGCGCACCCGGTAGAATCTGCTTAATGCCAGAAGACCATGAATCTGAATGGTTGGTTGGTGATGCGGTTGATTTCATGCACTTGTATTTTGAAGGGCGGCATCTCAAGCAATTGGCAGAAAAAATATCTGATAAAGAATGCCGATATTTACAACTAGAAGATTTAACTTTTACCGATGATTTATGGATTAGTAACTTATGCCAGCAGCTGATTTTACCGCTAGATTGGCAGGACAAATCAGATCAGTTAGCACTAGAAAATGCCAGCCAAATGTTAATGCTGCATTTAATTAAACAATACGGAAATATCGATTGGAAAACACCGCAAGTACGTGGTGGTTTAGCGCCGAGCGTGCTGCGTAAACTCACCGATTATATTGATCAGTATCTGGATCAGAAATTAACGGTTACTGAGCTGGCACAAGTTGCGCAATTAAGTGAATATCATTTGTGTCGGATGTTTAAACAATCGACGGGACAAACATTGCAGCAATTTGTCATGCAGCAACGATTGGAAACTGCCAAAACACTTTTACTACAAGGTAATTTATCAGTGCAACAGGTGGCATTAAATTGTGGGTTTTCCAGTGCCAGTCATTTCAGTAAGCGGTTTTCTCAAAAATATCAAAAAACACCAAACAAAATAAACAAGGGGGAGTAA
- a CDS encoding DMT family transporter, with protein MFNGFLYLATVLIWGTTWYAIKLQLGVVDIEVSMLYRFALACIVMWLIMGRRLQPINGKDHLFCFAQGATLFSFNFLCFYTATQTITSGLLAVVFSFATVMNALNGWWVFGQKPSIRVLLGSAIGLTGITALFAPEFSGEMKPELLQGLGLATLGTWLFSMGNMISVRHQKKGLRPPTTNSWGLLYGVLILLLLTGLGDAQYNFDMSWQYSASLGYLAVFGTVIAFTTYLLLVGRIGADKAAYSTVLFPVVALLMSSWLEGYQWSMMAFVGLALVIAGNLVIFAKIPSRLKFLKRNLPAT; from the coding sequence ATGTTTAACGGTTTTTTGTATCTGGCAACGGTACTGATTTGGGGAACCACCTGGTATGCGATCAAATTGCAGCTGGGTGTGGTCGATATTGAAGTATCGATGCTCTATCGTTTTGCACTGGCATGTATCGTGATGTGGCTGATTATGGGCAGACGGCTGCAACCGATTAATGGCAAAGATCACTTGTTTTGTTTCGCTCAGGGCGCCACTTTATTCAGTTTTAATTTTTTATGTTTTTATACCGCAACTCAAACTATTACCAGTGGTTTGTTGGCGGTGGTGTTCTCATTTGCAACAGTGATGAACGCATTGAATGGTTGGTGGGTTTTTGGCCAAAAACCTTCGATAAGAGTTTTGTTAGGGTCAGCGATTGGTTTAACCGGAATTACCGCTTTGTTTGCACCTGAATTTTCTGGTGAAATGAAACCTGAATTATTGCAAGGTTTGGGATTAGCGACTTTAGGTACTTGGCTGTTTTCAATGGGCAATATGATTTCAGTTCGCCATCAAAAGAAAGGGCTTCGACCACCAACCACCAATAGCTGGGGCTTACTCTATGGTGTGCTAATTCTTTTGCTGTTAACAGGTTTGGGAGATGCGCAATATAACTTTGATATGAGTTGGCAATATAGTGCGTCATTAGGCTATTTAGCTGTATTTGGTACCGTAATAGCTTTTACGACTTATTTATTATTAGTCGGTAGAATTGGTGCCGATAAAGCGGCTTATTCAACGGTACTGTTTCCGGTGGTGGCTTTATTGATGTCTAGCTGGTTGGAAGGTTACCAATGGTCAATGATGGCTTTTGTTGGATTGGCGTTGGTAATTGCGGGAAATTTAGTGATCTTTGCTAAAATTCCAAGCCGTCTGAAATTTTTAAAAAGAAACCTTCCGGCAACGTAG
- a CDS encoding OsmC family protein yields the protein MAKLKTIQIQASMGSGCLISSDIRGHKVTIDQPKPAGGDDSAPSPLEYFLFSLGGCIASIGRIVAKQQKIDLRGMDVQVTGEMNPAGLMGANTDDPVGFKRIDVQAEINADLSDTEKQAFLDEVCRRCPVHDNLHGTAKLSHGLSPETEVA from the coding sequence GTGGCCAAACTTAAAACCATACAAATTCAAGCAAGCATGGGTAGCGGCTGTTTAATATCTAGCGATATTCGAGGCCACAAGGTTACCATCGACCAGCCAAAGCCAGCGGGCGGTGATGACAGCGCTCCCAGTCCTTTAGAATACTTTTTGTTTTCACTCGGCGGCTGCATAGCCAGCATTGGCCGAATTGTTGCCAAGCAACAGAAAATCGATTTGCGCGGCATGGATGTTCAAGTGACCGGTGAAATGAATCCAGCAGGATTAATGGGCGCAAACACTGACGACCCTGTCGGCTTTAAACGCATTGATGTTCAGGCAGAAATTAATGCTGATTTATCTGATACAGAAAAGCAGGCTTTTCTTGATGAGGTTTGTCGCCGTTGTCCGGTGCATGACAATTTGCACGGCACTGCCAAATTAAGCCATGGCTTATCGCCAGAAACCGAAGTGGCTTAA